Below is a genomic region from Chthoniobacterales bacterium.
CGACCGCCCCTGCGGTCTCCGGCTGTCCTTCGGGAAGTCACGCTCGAGCTCCAGCGGAGCTGTCTCGCCAGCCCGATACTCTTCCAAGGCCTCGCGAGCCATCAGACCGAGAACATCTTGGGACGACTTGAAAAGTTGATCCCATCGCTGCTCGGCTTCCAACTCGGAGAGAATAACCGAGGCCACCGCATCCTGCTCCGTATCAGGCAGGGCTGAAACCGTGTTAACCGCTTTCTCCAGAAGCTGCGTCATTTTTAAAAATCTACGCCCGCCGCACGCTTTTGCAAGTCGTGATCTGCACCAGCGTGTCCAGCCGCAGCGCTTTCACATCGCCGGTGGATAGCGGATGGCTGATTGCGGAGGACGGATGGTCAGACATATCCCTTTGGTTTGATGGCGAATCGCGGACGGCTATCCGCTATTCGCTATACGCCCTCCGCCATTTTAGTCCGCTATTTTGCATCCGCTATCCGCTATGTTTCATTAGCCATTCGCTATTCGCTATCAGCTATTTATTTCGCAGGAACTTCGCAAAACCACCAAGCTGCTTTGAGATGCTGGCGCACTGCGCGCTGCGCTGGTCAGCGATGCTCTTGCTCATGAAGCCTAATTTCTCAGCAAGGCGATACATGCTGCGCACCTCGCCGCATGACCCTTTGGCAATATCAAGAAACCGTGAAAACTCAGTTGAGGTTGTGCGCTCCGAACCCTCTGCCACGTTGTTCGAGATTGATACGACAGCCCGTTTGATCTGATCACAGAACGAGTAGTCCTTCACCTTGGAGAAATCCATGTAAACCTGCACGGCTAGCTCCTGCGCATCCCGCCACACTTCCATCGCCTCAAAATCTTTGTACGCACTCATCGCGTTGCTCTGCAGCGTGATTGCGGATTGCGTAGAACAAAGGACGGATAGTCGCGATCACCCTCCGCTATCCGCTCTCCGCCATCTTCTATCCGCTATTAGTCGCGTTCGCTTCGCTCCGACGTCTCCGCAACACGGGCCGAACTGCGCTCTTCGTCGAGATAAATGCCCCCCGAGGGATGAACCCCACCGACGATTCGCTCGTCCC
It encodes:
- a CDS encoding four helix bundle protein — encoded protein: MSAYKDFEAMEVWRDAQELAVQVYMDFSKVKDYSFCDQIKRAVVSISNNVAEGSERTTSTEFSRFLDIAKGSCGEVRSMYRLAEKLGFMSKSIADQRSAQCASISKQLGGFAKFLRNK